GTGCTCTATAGAACTTACTAGAAGGAgttttaaaagagaaaacataCAAAGAAGTGGCGGCCAGAAATCGTTGATCCCCCTCAATATAATTCACAAAAGATGTCACTACAAAAGGAACTTGCTCAGACCAAAACCATTCATAGGCTTCAGGATGTTTGGATGATAGAGTATCCCGCATCATATTCTCAAGGGGAGCAGCTTGGCGTGATAAACTGTAAAACGCCAAATTTTTGAACataagaaaaaactaaaaacaagtCAAAGGTTACGTTCTAGATAGCACGGGCCATTTCCAGTAAGATTTCCAACATTGATGGGTATGCAGGAAAACAAATACCAAAAGGCAACATCAAGAGAAATCTCACAGAATCTTATTGTTAATTGTCCTGTAAAGACTAGTTTTGTGTTCTTTCGCTAGTTAACAAATCCATGTTGAGATTCATTAGGAATAACTTAGCTAGAGGAGATGGCCTGACTCAGAAAACCAACTTCTACATTGCTTGGAATAGCTAAACTATTTCAGATAAATATCTACCAGAGCAGCAAGAGAAATATAATCTCTTGAAAAGGAAGCAGCTGAGATTCACGCAGTACCTCCTCTGAACGAAGACGTTAACATCCTCGTCTCTGTTATTGCCTCTCGACGAAATCTCATTAACCGCTTGTAGTAAGGAGTACAGAGAAGCCTGTAAATCAAGTATGTAAAATAAATTGAGCATACTGAGGACAAAACATTGACAAGAAACACTTTGTATTCAAGTGGAAATAGGATCAATGGTAAAATATGACAGTGTAACAAAAAGGCACAAACCTGATACGAAAGATTCTTCAACCAAGCATATCTATCAGCTCCCAGCCAAGTAGCAGAAAACCACGAAAACCTAGGCGGAGTAATCTTCTCCTTGACAGCAAACTCAAGAGTTCTCGCAGCATCGTGCAGAGACTGGATGAGTCCATTACAGTAGCTTTCCTCTTGCAACGATCCGGTGAGCTTAGCCCTAGCCTCCCCAAAAGCACTATTAGATCCTCCTGACTGAGGACTTCCGTTAACAGCTACTCCCTCTTCAGCAGAAGCCAGGAGAAAAGGCTGCACCAGACTCCTCCGTGCTTTCTTCTTGTAATGCGAACTCCTTTCGAGAAACCCATATCTCACAAACAATTGGCTCCTAGGACTGCTCAAACAATCCAACCGCACCGCCGCCTTTTTGCAGGATACGAACGATACAAAGGAGATCCGCGGCTGACATGGCGTTGAagagctacaaaagaagaagatcaatGATTAAGCAACAATCAATCTCAGTTTCGCAGAAGAATCAATCTCAGTTTTCCCTTTCTGGCTACTGATTAAGCTAGAAACCAATCGAAACCCTAACCACCAAGACTCGATTCCTCATCAATTTCTTCATATAACCTCtaattttaaaatcctaaaaCCATCAGCTCGCGAGGCTCGTAACCTTGAGGTCACGGGTTCAAATCCTGTATAAACGAACTACGCGCAGGATCATCCTCACGAACAATCGCGAACGGTATTTATAAGCGAACACTGATGAAGATGATCCACAAGGATTAAAAATTGAAGGGGGGAGATTGATTTACCTTGAAGATACGAGAGCAGGTCGATGTAGTTTAGCTGCCATCTACATGAAACTTTGACTCGAAAAACCAGcgggaaaaaaaatatatttccacGAATTTGGTTGGTCAGAGAAACTGGTGATGATTGACGAGAAaacgatgaagaagatgaagaataaaAAGGAGGTGACGTGGCACCATGAAGACTCTTTATCCTTGTTAGACTGCGTGACGGTCGACTAAATAACTGCGTGACGGTCCACTTTAAAAACGCCACGTAGTACATTTCCGAGCTACGCTTAGTAGCATTATCTATACCCAGCATAtccgaaaataaaaatatacatacgCGACGACGACAGGTAAacgaaaacaaattaaatttataatataagattaaaaggagattaaatttgagaaaatcatttagtttttttttttcacaaaagcAGAGCTGCTACAATCACACTTTCagaaaatattaatacaaaCATAAACAAGGATGAATATACACACGTGACAATGGTTTTACAATAATGATAACAACATTTATAAGAGTATTGATTAGTGCCTCTTGAGAGCGACGCCGGAGAGAACGACCAGGATCATGAAGAATACAACGGCGACAAAGGAGGAGACAACAGCTCCGCTGGTCTTCTGACAGAAGTCACCAAACTGCTGGCAAATGGGAAGCCAGTTCGTGTTCTGGTTTCCATTGTGTGCTACATAAGATATCGCTGCCGCCGAAGATGCAGCCGCCATGGTCAACCCCATAATCGCCTGTCCACCAAGACAAAGCATTGTTAGTGTTTTAGTGACATACTCATGTAATAGTATTGAAGTGTTTTGAGTATGTATACAGTGTCAAGAACGAGCAAGAGGAGTCTTGGAGCGGCGGCGAGAGGGCGAACGATGGTGACTACGGAGATAGGAAGTGAGAGGACTATGTATCCTGCAACCATTGACATGGCAATCACAAAGAATCTGACAAAAAGACATGACCTAATTAGGTTACTTGTTGCAGAAGGAAAGTACATAACTAATCAAACATCAGTATAAGTCGTAACTGGAAAGTTGGTAGATCATCGTAGCCAGCTTCGAACTGTAAGAACTGTGTAAAGAAAGGAAGAGTCTCGTCGCTTGTAAACATCGTTCCAGCGGCCACTGATGCTGCAACAATGGCAGCTAAACGGAGGAGGAAGTCAAAGATCGAAAGGCCTCTATTGTATCCACCTGAGCCACTAGTAGTGTGGTCTTTAGCCACACCGATTAGAGGAGCTTTCCCTTTCATTGCTGAGCTGGACTCTGCAGGAACATCAATGAATGTAGATTCGTTCTTCATATCTCTTGATTTTGGTTGCTTGAGACtaatcttttgttttgtttctgaaaGGAGAATCAAAGAGAGTTTGCTGCTTTGGTGGTGAACAAGAGCAACGGGGTTAAGAGTTTTTATAGGAAGTTAAGGGTTTTGTTGGAATAAATGGAGCAGAAGATATGGATTATGAAGAGTAGTTGCTTGCTTTTTTTTACTCTCTCCACACTAAACAAAAGGGAGATGGAGTTGGTCAACATAAGTAAACAATAATGTAAAGTCAAAAGTCTcatttaactaaataaaagtGTGTTCATAATGTATAGTCTTCACTTCTCCTTAGCAGGATTTTTAAATTTAGGCACTGAAAAGCTTTGgttataaaactatatatttactgTCATATGATTCGGTACTCAACTCATGAGAACAAGCAATCTAAAAAGCCTTAAAACCTATTTGATACAACAACTTGATCTCCAAATCCACATCCACCTATTAGACTTCCGAAGAATCATTGTCAAAGCTAAACTAAGAGTTGGTAGGAAACATaaccaaacaaagaaaaaatagttttttttactaCACAAGCAGTGCTCTAAAAGTCTAGTTCCTATAGTTTTGGAAGTAAACAGGGAGGACTCTCTTTCAGATCTTCACTCATATGGGTACATGATTCCCGCATTAAACAGCAGCTTGGTTTAGCCGGTTTCTCTGGTTTTCCTGTTAACTAGTTGAGTCCATTCTCTTTGAGAGCTGCGAGGATTGGGTTGGTAGAGAGGAAGGTACAGGAGCAGAACCATTGGCCTTGAGAGAAGGAGTGGCTTCTCCAGTAACGTTGAGTCTTGATGATCCCAACTCTTTTGAAATTGAAGGATCTTCTTGGACCTTTCTTTGCAGCATTTCCATTCGCTTTAAGGACGGTACTTCACCTTTGCAGTACTTTCTCCACATACTTCTGTATGCTGATTCAAGAGCCACAGCAAAAGAAGGGCCGTTACAAACAGGAGATCCTGCCATTAGGTCCCGGAGACTCATCCTCAGTTTTGAAAGAGCGGTGATATCAGAAGCTAGATCAACAGATAACTGCACACACTCATCCTCATTTTTAGCAACCAGGTGTCCTAAACCTGAATCAAATAAACAGTTGCATAAGCTAAACAATGTCCTGAGTAATAACCAATTTTGGCAAGACCTAGAGCTTACCAACTTTACTGAGAAGACTGACACCAACATTATGAGCGTGTACTGAACCAGCCATAGTAACACATGGAACTCCCATGTAGAGAGATTCACAGGTAGTGGTGGTTCCAGCGTAAGGGAATGTGTCCAAACTGCATAAAATGGTGAATCATATTCATATGTAAATATAGTTACATCAGCGTTTTTTCAGTAGTACAAAAATGTGTCAAAACTGACCTTATATCCATTAAGGAATAAGCTTGCATATGATCATGGTTGAAAAGAATCAACGGCAAGAGATCAACGCGCTTTGATTCCAACCCAAGCTGCTCCAGCGTCGTGAGAAACCTCTGCCTAATGCTATCGCAGCAGAAAGGTTTGCATTTCACCACCAGGCGAGAATTGGGAACTGCACACAGTATCCTAGCCCACACTTGCAGTACCTTGGGAGTGATCTGATTCCAGAAACGTAGAGATCAAACCATTAGAAGAAATACTATGGGAGGTTGGCTAGTGTGTAATGATCCAAGGACAAAGTATATC
This region of Brassica napus cultivar Da-Ae chromosome C5, Da-Ae, whole genome shotgun sequence genomic DNA includes:
- the LOC106345497 gene encoding casparian strip membrane protein 2; amino-acid sequence: MKNESTFIDVPAESSSAMKGKAPLIGVAKDHTTSGSGGYNRGLSIFDFLLRLAAIVAASVAAGTMFTSDETLPFFTQFLQFEAGYDDLPTFQFFVIAMSMVAGYIVLSLPISVVTIVRPLAAAPRLLLLVLDTAIMGLTMAAASSAAAISYVAHNGNQNTNWLPICQQFGDFCQKTSGAVVSSFVAVVFFMILVVLSGVALKRH